Proteins encoded by one window of Synechococcus sp. WH 7805:
- a CDS encoding alpha/beta fold hydrolase — translation MAMERNCVHMPIFKGLLPLLVLAGLTPSVLAAARDSKELQWGPCRLERLAKQGFDCSTLQRPLRHLNPDGPQVDLAVFRLPATGPADQKIGTLFFNPGGPGQSGHGSSWKGLLLPDAIRRSFDFITWDPRGIGQSSPALENCSVGMPQRPATGRVAWDQVLMTRQQQLAEANRDCIVRHRELIQGMGTVETVHDLEALRASVGDTTLTFWGVSYGTVIGSTYAALFPNRVRALVLDGNVSPWLGLEGLSHSSLAPDDSLRFFLQANPDLAYKFDRALKSLERQSLRLPDGSVYTRWDFLDRLIQFLPISRLAGSYGRTLIMTVDQAVFSSGTQRAAALEDLQQPVFRSDPVDGNAAAGFSAVACQDFPQRPEMEAQRHGLSELTRRAPIYGGSLAVNFLAICSGYEELPSTDPIPRAPFNVSDVSGLITGSNWDGSTPWHWSIEMARAFPSMRTLQVVGQEHGIYLNAQSDCVEVAVTDYLLTARVPEQDQVCAYETAKDLQAVP, via the coding sequence ATGGCGATGGAGCGGAACTGCGTGCACATGCCGATCTTCAAGGGGTTACTCCCCTTGCTTGTGTTGGCGGGCCTGACACCGTCTGTTCTGGCAGCAGCCCGTGATTCAAAAGAGCTGCAGTGGGGGCCATGTCGTCTCGAGAGGCTCGCCAAGCAGGGCTTTGATTGCTCCACCTTGCAGCGACCGCTCCGTCATCTGAATCCGGACGGACCTCAGGTGGATCTGGCTGTGTTCCGGCTGCCTGCAACCGGGCCTGCTGACCAGAAAATTGGAACGTTGTTCTTCAATCCTGGAGGTCCTGGTCAATCAGGTCATGGCAGTTCCTGGAAAGGGCTGTTGCTGCCTGATGCCATCCGTCGCTCGTTTGATTTCATCACCTGGGACCCGCGTGGCATTGGTCAGTCTTCGCCCGCACTTGAGAATTGCTCGGTGGGCATGCCCCAACGACCGGCAACTGGAAGGGTCGCTTGGGATCAGGTGCTGATGACCCGACAGCAGCAGTTGGCTGAGGCCAACCGGGACTGCATCGTGAGACATCGGGAGCTCATTCAGGGCATGGGGACTGTGGAGACAGTCCATGACCTTGAAGCATTGCGGGCATCGGTCGGTGACACGACACTCACGTTCTGGGGTGTTTCCTACGGAACGGTCATCGGCTCGACCTATGCCGCGCTGTTCCCAAACCGGGTCAGGGCTCTAGTGCTTGATGGCAACGTGAGCCCTTGGCTTGGTTTGGAGGGCCTGAGTCATTCCAGCCTTGCCCCTGACGACAGTCTTCGATTCTTCCTGCAGGCCAATCCAGATCTGGCGTACAAATTTGACCGTGCCCTGAAGTCCCTCGAGCGCCAGTCGTTACGCCTGCCCGATGGCTCGGTTTACACGCGCTGGGATTTTTTGGATCGCCTCATTCAGTTTCTCCCAATTTCACGCTTGGCAGGAAGTTATGGACGCACGCTGATCATGACCGTGGATCAGGCCGTGTTCAGCAGCGGAACGCAACGGGCCGCAGCTCTTGAGGATCTGCAGCAACCTGTTTTTCGGAGTGATCCCGTGGATGGGAATGCAGCAGCAGGTTTCTCTGCCGTTGCGTGCCAAGACTTTCCGCAGCGTCCTGAGATGGAAGCTCAACGCCATGGCCTGTCAGAACTGACGCGTCGCGCTCCTATTTATGGAGGATCGCTAGCTGTGAATTTTCTAGCCATCTGCAGTGGCTATGAGGAGCTGCCCTCAACCGATCCCATTCCTCGCGCTCCATTCAATGTCTCCGATGTTTCCGGATTGATCACTGGATCGAACTGGGATGGTTCAACTCCCTGGCATTGGTCAATAGAGATGGCGAGAGCGTTCCCTTCAATGAGGACGTTGCAGGTTGTGGGCCAGGAACATGGCATTTATCTCAATGCTCAGTCGGATTGTGTGGAGGTGGCGGTTACCGACTATTTGTTGACGGCCAGGGTTCCTGAGCAGGATCAGGTTTGTGCCTACGAGACGGCCAAAGATCTGCAGGCTGTGCCTTAG
- a CDS encoding prolyl oligopeptidase family serine peptidase, whose translation MATRQPLSARQALGRQPSLKAPRVLGDWLLWLEQRPQEKGRTTALLRRWGQPDHPPLELTPAPCNLRCRIHEYGGGASAAALLEHGLLFTWIDDSDGCLWARSWSGLSGGDPRSVVAEGAARRLTAPGDGLLGGGVIDSKRHRWIGVMEQGGRDDLVHVALDCIDQTPVVLHPAADFAGYPAISPDGDQLAWVEWEQPAMPWDAAALRWASIKANGDLGTVGTLAGSRPGAELPTSIFQPLWLPDGQLIVAEDGSGWWNLMRHPDPGAPSQSWERLWPMQAETAMPQWVFGMSTTAWDGEQLLAAVCSEGRWQLKRLGADGSVSPVNQPFDDLAELHADAGRAVAIASNSTTGQGLLELHIASGRWSHTPASDAVLEPEHISIAEPLWFEGTDGQRSHAWYYPPCGGASPNTPLLVKSHSGPTSMARRGLSLGIQFWTTRGWGVVDVNYGGSTGFGRAYRERLNGGWGVVDVQDCAAAAQAVIASGRAHPQRVAIEGGSAGGFTTLACLCFTDVFQVGACRYAVSDLMALASETHRFEARYLDGLVGAWPQERNRYQKRSPLHHADRIRCPVIFFQGLKDKVVVPEQTERMAAALRSNGVPVEVHTYAEEGHGFRDSAVQVDVLEATEAFFRHHLRLDQPEGKT comes from the coding sequence ATGGCCACCCGCCAGCCCCTCTCCGCCCGTCAAGCACTCGGGCGGCAACCCTCACTAAAAGCACCCAGAGTTCTCGGCGACTGGCTGCTCTGGCTCGAGCAACGCCCCCAGGAGAAAGGCCGCACCACAGCCCTGCTGCGGCGATGGGGACAGCCTGATCACCCGCCCCTGGAGTTAACGCCGGCCCCCTGCAACCTGCGTTGCCGGATCCACGAATACGGCGGCGGCGCGAGTGCGGCGGCCCTCCTCGAGCATGGCCTCCTCTTCACCTGGATCGATGACAGCGATGGCTGTCTCTGGGCCCGATCCTGGAGCGGACTGTCTGGCGGAGACCCTCGATCGGTGGTGGCGGAAGGAGCTGCCAGGCGCCTGACGGCGCCAGGAGATGGCCTGCTGGGCGGTGGGGTGATCGATTCGAAGCGGCACCGGTGGATCGGCGTGATGGAGCAGGGCGGACGGGACGACCTGGTGCATGTGGCGCTCGACTGCATAGATCAGACGCCGGTTGTGCTGCACCCCGCGGCGGATTTCGCGGGATACCCAGCAATCAGCCCTGATGGAGACCAGCTGGCTTGGGTGGAGTGGGAGCAACCCGCCATGCCCTGGGATGCCGCCGCACTGCGATGGGCATCCATCAAGGCCAACGGTGATCTCGGCACCGTTGGCACGCTGGCCGGGAGCAGGCCAGGAGCTGAGCTTCCAACCTCCATCTTCCAGCCGCTTTGGCTTCCTGATGGCCAGTTGATCGTGGCGGAGGACGGCAGTGGCTGGTGGAATCTGATGCGGCACCCGGATCCCGGCGCCCCCTCGCAGAGCTGGGAACGGCTCTGGCCCATGCAGGCGGAAACGGCGATGCCGCAATGGGTGTTCGGAATGAGCACTACAGCCTGGGATGGTGAGCAGCTGCTCGCCGCAGTGTGTAGCGAAGGCCGTTGGCAGTTGAAGCGTCTCGGAGCCGATGGCTCGGTCAGCCCGGTGAACCAACCCTTCGACGACCTTGCAGAGCTGCATGCCGACGCAGGCCGGGCCGTGGCGATCGCTAGCAACAGCACGACTGGGCAGGGGCTGTTGGAACTGCACATCGCCAGTGGACGCTGGAGCCATACGCCGGCTTCAGACGCGGTGTTGGAACCCGAGCACATCAGCATCGCCGAACCACTCTGGTTCGAGGGGACGGACGGCCAACGCTCCCACGCTTGGTACTACCCGCCCTGCGGTGGTGCCTCGCCAAACACGCCCCTGCTGGTGAAAAGCCACAGCGGTCCAACGTCCATGGCCCGCCGCGGCCTCAGCCTCGGCATTCAGTTTTGGACCACCCGCGGCTGGGGCGTCGTGGATGTGAATTACGGGGGCTCCACTGGGTTCGGGCGGGCTTATCGCGAACGACTCAACGGTGGATGGGGCGTGGTGGATGTGCAGGACTGCGCCGCTGCGGCACAAGCCGTGATCGCCAGCGGACGCGCCCACCCGCAGCGGGTCGCCATTGAAGGGGGCAGCGCCGGCGGCTTCACAACCCTGGCCTGCCTCTGCTTCACGGATGTCTTTCAGGTGGGGGCCTGCCGTTATGCGGTCAGCGACCTCATGGCGCTGGCCTCTGAAACCCACCGCTTCGAGGCCCGCTATCTCGACGGTCTGGTGGGTGCATGGCCCCAGGAACGCAACCGTTATCAGAAGCGTTCACCCCTGCACCACGCCGATCGCATCCGCTGTCCGGTGATCTTCTTTCAGGGTTTGAAGGACAAGGTGGTGGTGCCGGAGCAAACGGAGCGGATGGCAGCGGCCCTGCGCAGCAACGGCGTTCCGGTGGAGGTGCACACCTACGCAGAGGAAGGGCATGGCTTCCGAGACAGTGCCGTGCAGGTGGATGTGCTCGAGGCAACGGAAGCCTTCTTCCGCCATCACCTCAGGCTCGATCAACCTGAAGGGAAGACCTAA
- the def gene encoding peptide deformylase: MARSFAQLARSAEKAGSPVAVPKEPLETAPLQIHTLGDDVLRLDARRIGKVDETVRDLARDMLRSMYTARGIGLAAPQVGVHQQLLVIDLDPETASSPPLVLINPEIISASASLDTYEEGCLSIPGVYLDVVRPSAVQVSFRDEMGRPKTLKADGLMARCIQHEMDHLTGVLFVDRVTDAGGLTKELKDHGFQPNDVRSLA, translated from the coding sequence TTGGCTAGGAGCTTTGCCCAATTAGCACGATCGGCTGAGAAGGCAGGTTCTCCTGTGGCCGTCCCCAAGGAGCCTTTAGAAACGGCTCCTCTGCAGATCCATACCCTCGGAGACGACGTGCTGCGGCTTGATGCCCGGCGCATCGGCAAGGTGGATGAAACCGTGCGTGATCTGGCGCGCGACATGCTGCGCAGCATGTATACAGCTCGCGGTATCGGTCTGGCAGCTCCTCAGGTTGGCGTTCATCAGCAGCTGCTCGTGATCGATCTGGATCCGGAAACAGCCAGTTCCCCGCCGCTGGTGCTGATCAACCCGGAGATCATTTCTGCAAGTGCAAGTCTCGATACTTACGAGGAAGGCTGCCTGAGCATTCCAGGGGTCTACCTGGATGTGGTGCGCCCCAGCGCTGTGCAAGTGAGTTTTCGTGATGAGATGGGGCGGCCGAAAACCTTGAAAGCGGATGGCCTGATGGCTCGCTGCATTCAGCATGAAATGGACCATCTCACTGGTGTTTTGTTCGTCGACCGGGTGACCGATGCCGGAGGCCTGACCAAAGAACTCAAGGACCATGGGTTCCAGCCCAATGACGTTCGCTCTCTGGCCTGA
- a CDS encoding DUF3747 domain-containing protein encodes MALSRIAAAVLTATVASGLPSPIRAQGSLFTTAEVDQTKFVMVAAPIGSGASSQLNIYEQRTNARPCYEMSGSAPAVVNPLLATFDFTGICNRYIDGNGYSLRIGGDDLGTRYRLSVIKLASDVQLMAVPTRDPSQSSYLIAKAGGSGNGFIQLVMEPGWRLMRRQYGKRTLGHLYVYRDAAPAAEAP; translated from the coding sequence ATGGCCCTTTCCCGGATCGCTGCAGCTGTTCTCACCGCCACAGTTGCTTCCGGCCTGCCCTCTCCGATCAGGGCTCAGGGCTCTCTTTTCACCACTGCAGAAGTGGATCAGACCAAGTTCGTGATGGTGGCGGCTCCGATCGGCAGCGGCGCCAGTTCTCAGCTCAACATCTATGAGCAGCGCACCAACGCTAGGCCCTGTTATGAGATGTCAGGAAGTGCGCCGGCTGTGGTGAATCCGTTGCTGGCCACCTTTGATTTCACTGGGATCTGTAATCGCTACATCGATGGCAATGGTTATTCCCTGCGGATCGGAGGCGATGACCTGGGGACCCGTTACCGGCTGTCGGTGATCAAGTTGGCAAGCGATGTGCAGCTCATGGCCGTACCAACCCGAGATCCCTCTCAATCCTCCTATCTGATCGCCAAGGCAGGTGGATCGGGCAATGGCTTCATTCAGTTGGTCATGGAGCCCGGTTGGCGCCTGATGCGTCGCCAGTACGGCAAACGCACCCTGGGTCATCTGTATGTGTATCGGGATGCTGCTCCAGCAGCGGAAGCTCCCTGA
- the rpsU gene encoding 30S ribosomal protein S21, whose protein sequence is MTQVTVGENEGIESALRRFKRQVSKAGIFADLKRLRHHETPIEKYKRKAQQRRRRR, encoded by the coding sequence ATGACTCAGGTCACGGTCGGAGAAAACGAAGGCATCGAATCAGCCCTGCGTCGCTTCAAGCGCCAGGTCTCCAAAGCCGGCATCTTCGCTGATCTCAAGCGTCTGCGTCACCACGAAACGCCCATCGAGAAGTACAAGCGCAAGGCCCAGCAGCGCCGTCGCCGTCGCTGA
- a CDS encoding YifB family Mg chelatase-like AAA ATPase: MLARCLSASLLGIDARPVTVEVDLAPGLPGLQLVGLPDTAIQESRERVRSALRNSGFRGPLVKVVVNLAPADLRKEGPCFDLPIALGLLIASGQLDSPCLEGLWSAGELGLDGRLRPCRGILAIACLAKSQGARGLLVAAEDAAEAALVKGLKVTAAASLKDLVNRLRAGDLVQTPAGHQHQVPRGQCAAAERNAAPPPLNLPAQHLARQGLALAAAGGHHLLMVGPPGCGKTLLAQQLPALLPPLDDDEALDITRLHSIAGLPRNEKHLIRQRPFRAPHHSASAAALLGGGANPRPGELSLAHGGVLFLDELGEFPRAVLDQLRQPLEEGVLMLSRARVRCAFPCRVTLVAATNPCPCGWHGDPRCRCSESQVKRYWHRMSGPLLDRLDLQLRLEPPAADSLRQVMEERHGPIDRDPLPETIEAARRQMHQRNPNGCCNRDLSTADLKRHGAFKSGTLTSWEQVLKARRLSLRSGLKLLKVSRTIADLAGQGDVTVEHLATALCFRSFDEQTQDKSAHHSHRAE; this comes from the coding sequence ATGCTTGCACGTTGCCTCAGCGCCTCTCTCCTGGGAATTGACGCCCGACCGGTCACCGTGGAGGTGGACCTGGCCCCTGGCCTGCCAGGCCTGCAACTGGTGGGCCTCCCGGACACGGCGATCCAGGAATCCAGAGAGCGGGTGCGCTCGGCCCTGCGCAACAGCGGCTTCCGTGGCCCCCTCGTGAAGGTGGTGGTGAATCTGGCGCCGGCTGATCTGCGCAAGGAAGGTCCTTGCTTCGATCTGCCGATTGCCCTCGGCCTGCTGATCGCGAGCGGTCAACTCGATTCACCCTGCCTAGAGGGCCTCTGGAGCGCAGGAGAACTGGGCCTGGACGGCCGCCTACGGCCGTGTCGAGGCATTCTCGCCATTGCCTGCCTGGCCAAATCCCAAGGAGCCCGCGGGCTGCTGGTCGCCGCGGAAGACGCGGCAGAGGCCGCCCTGGTGAAGGGTCTCAAGGTGACGGCGGCGGCATCGCTGAAGGATCTGGTCAACCGGCTCCGCGCTGGTGACCTGGTGCAGACCCCAGCAGGGCACCAACACCAAGTCCCGAGGGGTCAGTGCGCTGCTGCAGAGCGAAACGCAGCACCACCACCCCTGAACCTTCCAGCTCAACATTTGGCCCGCCAGGGGTTAGCCCTCGCGGCGGCAGGCGGGCATCACCTGCTGATGGTGGGGCCTCCGGGGTGCGGCAAGACACTGCTCGCGCAGCAATTGCCAGCTCTGCTGCCTCCTCTCGACGATGACGAGGCTCTCGACATCACCAGGCTGCACTCAATCGCGGGACTGCCTCGCAACGAGAAGCACCTAATCCGCCAACGGCCGTTCCGGGCTCCGCACCACAGCGCTTCAGCCGCTGCATTGCTTGGCGGTGGCGCGAATCCCAGGCCAGGGGAGTTGAGCCTCGCCCATGGAGGCGTGCTGTTTCTCGATGAGCTGGGAGAGTTCCCTCGAGCAGTGCTGGATCAGTTGCGGCAACCGCTCGAAGAGGGCGTGCTGATGTTGAGCCGGGCCCGGGTGCGTTGTGCTTTCCCTTGCAGAGTCACCCTGGTGGCCGCCACCAATCCATGCCCCTGTGGCTGGCACGGCGATCCTCGCTGCCGCTGCAGCGAGTCACAGGTGAAACGCTATTGGCACAGGATGTCGGGTCCCTTGCTGGATCGGCTGGATCTGCAGCTGCGACTGGAACCCCCGGCAGCGGACTCGTTGCGTCAGGTGATGGAAGAGCGCCACGGACCCATCGACAGGGACCCTCTGCCCGAGACGATCGAAGCGGCACGCCGGCAGATGCATCAACGCAACCCGAATGGATGCTGCAATCGCGACCTCTCCACCGCTGACCTCAAGCGGCACGGAGCGTTCAAGTCAGGGACCCTCACGTCCTGGGAACAGGTGCTGAAGGCGCGTCGGCTCAGCCTGCGCAGCGGGTTGAAGCTGCTGAAAGTGTCACGCACCATTGCGGACTTAGCCGGTCAAGGAGACGTGACCGTGGAACACCTTGCAACAGCGCTGTGTTTTCGCAGCTTCGACGAACAGACCCAAGACAAGTCTGCACACCACTCTCACCGCGCTGAATGA
- a CDS encoding histidine triad nucleotide-binding protein, translating to MVEDTIFARILRGEIPCDEVYSDDRCLAFRDVAPQAPVHVLVIPREPIPSLREAQEQHASLLGHLMLVAARVAQQEGLDDWRTVINTGAAAGQTVFHLHVHVMGGRPLAWPPG from the coding sequence ATGGTTGAAGACACGATTTTTGCCCGCATTCTGCGGGGCGAGATTCCCTGCGATGAGGTCTACAGCGATGATCGCTGCCTTGCCTTCCGGGATGTCGCGCCGCAGGCACCGGTTCACGTGTTGGTGATTCCCCGTGAGCCGATTCCAAGCCTGCGTGAGGCGCAAGAGCAGCACGCCTCGTTGCTTGGACACCTCATGCTGGTGGCTGCGAGGGTGGCGCAGCAGGAGGGGCTGGACGACTGGCGCACTGTGATCAATACCGGTGCAGCTGCTGGCCAGACCGTGTTTCACCTGCATGTGCATGTGATGGGTGGGCGTCCACTGGCGTGGCCTCCCGGTTGA
- a CDS encoding ABC transporter ATP-binding protein/permease — MTSLSPVRTGSLRSLQQQLSRLRHLSQPFFLPLNQANGWQFVWLLISLLFCVGGVVLALLTGLLNVLERLQPALTENYFGGVAATITGIWSSWWGGAFVALFLIGIASFTAFRNQLKQRRWLHWLLLAAIVLMLLAVNGINAGIGFIARDLTNALVQQQEASFYRILIIYASCFVVALPIRVSQIFFTFKLGIIWRDWLTRALISDYMSNRAYYILNPNDEQATDIDNPDQRITEDTRAFTAQSLAFTIGIFDALLTFFLNILILWGISKELTLGLFLYAAFSTTLLVVAGRKLVTLQFDQLRYEADFRYGLVHIRNNAESIAFYAGEAPEAHETKRRLGEVVRNFNFIINWQVVIDVMRRSTNYSGVFFPYLILAPAIFSGETDYGSFVQANFAFNMVEGSLLFVVNQIEELAKFTAGINRLEGFQSKVEQVADEPTADDRQLVRPGGGIVISNADLYTPKARIPIIRDLSLTVSEDDRILVVGPSGCGKTSLMRMISGLWSPTAGCVERPATGDLLFIPQKPYLLLGSLREQLCYPSDQDLFTDSQLLNVMDKVNLPQLVRRYPDLDVKQDWQRILSLGEQQRLAFARLLLNSPRYVVLDEATSALDVKTERLLYELLLEREISFVSVGHRPSLKRFHSSVLELYGNGDWRLVAASNYQPELA; from the coding sequence ATGACATCTCTTAGTCCCGTGAGAACCGGATCGCTTCGGTCTCTGCAGCAGCAACTCAGCAGGTTGCGTCACCTCTCGCAGCCGTTTTTCCTACCTCTTAATCAAGCGAATGGCTGGCAATTCGTCTGGCTGCTGATTTCACTTCTTTTTTGTGTTGGTGGAGTTGTCCTGGCTTTGCTGACAGGGTTGCTCAACGTTCTCGAGCGTTTGCAGCCTGCTCTAACCGAAAACTATTTCGGGGGTGTAGCCGCCACAATTACTGGGATCTGGTCATCTTGGTGGGGTGGCGCATTTGTCGCTCTATTTTTAATTGGAATAGCAAGTTTTACGGCCTTTCGCAATCAGTTAAAGCAGCGACGTTGGCTGCATTGGCTTTTGCTTGCGGCCATCGTTTTGATGCTTCTCGCGGTCAATGGCATTAATGCTGGTATCGGTTTTATTGCCCGCGATCTAACGAATGCACTTGTGCAGCAGCAAGAGGCAAGTTTTTATCGGATCTTGATTATTTATGCGAGCTGTTTTGTGGTCGCTCTGCCCATCAGGGTGTCTCAGATATTTTTCACATTTAAGTTAGGAATTATTTGGAGAGATTGGCTTACGCGTGCGCTGATAAGCGATTACATGAGCAATCGTGCCTATTATATTCTGAATCCAAATGATGAGCAGGCGACTGATATCGATAATCCTGATCAAAGGATTACGGAAGATACTCGTGCTTTCACTGCTCAAAGCCTTGCTTTCACAATCGGCATTTTTGATGCACTTCTGACCTTCTTCCTGAATATTTTGATCTTGTGGGGGATCAGTAAGGAATTAACATTAGGGCTGTTTTTGTATGCAGCATTCTCCACGACGTTATTGGTTGTAGCTGGCAGGAAGTTAGTGACTCTGCAGTTTGATCAGTTGCGTTATGAAGCGGATTTCCGTTATGGGCTTGTCCATATCAGGAATAATGCCGAGTCGATCGCTTTTTATGCTGGTGAGGCTCCTGAGGCTCACGAAACGAAGCGCCGTCTAGGAGAGGTTGTGCGCAACTTCAATTTCATTATCAACTGGCAGGTTGTTATCGATGTCATGCGGCGCTCCACAAACTATTCCGGAGTGTTTTTCCCGTATCTCATTTTGGCTCCTGCAATTTTCTCGGGTGAAACCGATTACGGCAGTTTCGTGCAGGCCAATTTTGCATTCAACATGGTTGAAGGTTCTCTACTTTTTGTTGTGAACCAAATTGAAGAGCTTGCCAAGTTTACGGCTGGTATCAACCGACTGGAAGGTTTCCAGTCGAAGGTTGAGCAGGTGGCTGATGAGCCGACTGCCGATGACCGGCAGCTTGTGCGCCCTGGTGGTGGCATCGTGATTTCGAATGCAGACCTCTATACCCCCAAGGCAAGAATTCCAATCATCCGTGATCTCAGTCTGACCGTTAGCGAAGACGACAGGATTTTGGTTGTCGGTCCCTCCGGCTGCGGTAAAACATCGCTGATGAGGATGATCAGCGGTTTATGGAGTCCTACTGCTGGTTGTGTCGAGCGTCCTGCCACGGGAGATCTTCTCTTCATCCCTCAGAAGCCTTATCTACTGCTGGGATCTCTAAGAGAGCAGCTTTGTTACCCAAGTGATCAGGACTTGTTCACTGACTCGCAACTTCTAAATGTGATGGATAAAGTTAATCTCCCTCAGTTAGTGCGTCGATATCCTGATCTTGATGTGAAGCAAGATTGGCAGAGAATTCTTTCTTTGGGTGAGCAGCAGCGTCTTGCATTTGCACGATTGCTTTTGAACTCACCTCGTTATGTGGTTTTAGACGAGGCGACCAGTGCTCTTGATGTGAAAACGGAGCGGCTGCTTTATGAGCTACTGCTTGAGCGCGAGATCTCCTTCGTTAGTGTTGGCCACCGCCCATCCCTGAAGCGTTTTCACTCCAGTGTGCTGGAGTTGTACGGCAACGGTGACTGGCGTCTTGTTGCGGCATCCAATTATCAACCTGAACTCGCCTGA
- a CDS encoding chlorophyll a/b-binding protein gives MTSDSSNASTDSPDQTPSATTSDVPAFGWSGYAERVNGRFAMVGFVAILFVEAISHDTFLHWAGFLR, from the coding sequence ATGACGTCTGATTCTTCGAACGCATCCACGGATAGCCCGGACCAGACTCCCTCTGCCACCACATCGGATGTTCCGGCTTTCGGCTGGAGTGGGTACGCAGAGCGAGTGAACGGTCGTTTTGCGATGGTCGGATTTGTGGCCATTCTGTTCGTGGAAGCCATCAGTCATGACACCTTCCTGCACTGGGCTGGTTTCCTTCGCTGA
- a CDS encoding PD40 domain-containing protein, whose protein sequence is MRGWQGTVVLASVLGISISGCSRSGLRPQPGLNSSLQRSADSRRQPALGQRWLVSIASRNGRERIELVDLRSRQPVPLPGLNQAGSQPVSVSVSGNGKRIAFVRTREGRTELMLYRRDAAGLQRLPIEPSGVPREVSLDGEGRRLAVQVSRQGRWDVDVIRLP, encoded by the coding sequence TTGAGGGGATGGCAGGGAACAGTGGTCCTGGCTTCGGTGCTGGGAATCAGCATCTCAGGGTGCTCCCGATCCGGCTTGCGTCCGCAACCGGGCTTGAATTCGTCACTGCAGCGCAGTGCAGACAGTCGCAGGCAGCCAGCCCTGGGGCAGCGGTGGCTGGTGTCGATTGCAAGCCGAAACGGGCGGGAACGCATTGAGCTGGTGGATCTACGGTCCCGCCAACCGGTTCCTCTGCCTGGACTCAATCAAGCCGGAAGCCAGCCAGTGAGCGTGAGCGTGAGCGGCAATGGCAAGCGCATTGCTTTCGTCCGAACCCGGGAGGGACGCACAGAGCTGATGCTCTACAGACGAGACGCTGCTGGACTGCAACGATTACCCATTGAACCTTCAGGGGTCCCCAGGGAGGTGAGCCTGGATGGAGAAGGCAGGCGTCTGGCCGTCCAAGTGAGTCGCCAAGGACGCTGGGACGTGGATGTGATCCGACTCCCCTGA
- a CDS encoding Tol biopolymer transporter periplasmic protein yields the protein MAGLTTAGCSGRSRRAPSGLVPTQQQQPSLSGDGSKLAVIADQRGRPTVQVRDLKSGQLLQLRHFSRHQPHSSPSLSWNGRYLAAVIQRGNRRLVLIEDRLTGRAHPLRLPAGRNPVNLSLAPDGRELAVQTAEQGRWQVEVFNLSELLESDRPGGRRETTAPEEP from the coding sequence CTGGCTGGTCTCACCACAGCTGGCTGCAGCGGCAGAAGCCGTCGTGCTCCGAGTGGGCTGGTACCAACCCAACAGCAGCAACCCAGTCTGAGTGGCGATGGCAGCAAACTGGCTGTCATCGCCGACCAACGCGGACGCCCAACCGTGCAAGTCAGGGACCTCAAGAGCGGGCAGCTTCTGCAACTCCGTCACTTCTCTCGCCACCAGCCTCACAGCTCACCATCACTGAGTTGGAACGGTCGCTATCTCGCCGCTGTGATTCAGCGAGGCAACCGACGACTTGTGCTGATCGAGGACCGTCTCACAGGGCGGGCACATCCCCTGAGGCTTCCTGCAGGACGTAATCCTGTGAACCTCAGCCTGGCACCCGATGGACGCGAACTGGCGGTTCAGACTGCTGAGCAGGGGCGCTGGCAGGTTGAGGTGTTCAACCTCAGTGAGCTGCTTGAATCCGATCGACCGGGAGGGCGTCGAGAAACGACTGCCCCTGAGGAACCTTGA